atatatatatttatattattacaagtttttttttttttttttttatggaataattataaatacatacatatatatatatatatattatagtaataataaatgtaacAAATTTTTGGTTTTACGTggattatatatttttataatatgattaaaaaaaaaaaaaatgtcaCTTTTTAATTTCCATAATTCtaattaaataaatgaatataaatatatatatatatatatatttatttatttatttatatttgctaattatattaataaacaagaaaaaaaataaaaataagaataaaaaattacattAATTTATTCAAATTTCAATCCCTTTTTTGcatcatttaaatattattatatatatcatcgaattattttaaaaattttacaAATAACATTATAATTAGGAGGATTTCCTTCCTAAGggataaaataattattatatatatatatatatatttataaaataaaaaaacataaaatctataaataatattaaattgttaaaaattttttagtagaaataaaattattattaatgtaACATTAATAAAGCATAACaatttataaatgtatttatgatatatatatatacatacataatattttttttttttattttttttttttttttggggTAAAGGGAaatctatatttttctatacataattactaataaaattatttagTAATTTACAAATTGATACGTGTTCTTCCttcatctttattttattaagatcaaagaaaattttgttattatcCTGAAATGtgaaggaaaaaaaaatatatatatataaatataagcatatgcaatattatatatatatatatatatttatttatttatatgtatatatatatatatatatatttatttatttatatatatatatatatttatttatttatatatatatatatatttttttttttgtatttacCTGCTCTTTTATTTGTTTCAAACGGAAAATAAGCagagaaataaaatatggatgataatacataataaaataaatcaatTTTAAAACTTGAAAaaagtattttttttttttttttttcatttcatttaattCATTATCCTTGGATTCATGTTCgtttataaattttaaattgAACAGGGATAAAATCAGACAGTCCTATAAAGGatataaagataaatattacagtgtggcaaaaaaaaaaaaaaaaaatatatatatataaatatattatatatatgttacaATAACATATAGACACATATAAACATGTATAcgtattaatatatatatatattatatattttttttttttttttttttNNNNNNNNNNNNNNNNNNNNNNNNNNNNNNNNNNNNNNNNNNNNNNNNNNNNNNNNNNNNNNNNNNNNNNNNNNNNNNNNNNNNNNNNNNNNNNNNNNNNtcttttttttttttttttttatgtacCATACctgaataaataatatttcatttttgttAAGGATATTAGTTACAACATAAGAGTCAAATCGCATAAAAAGAAAGGCAGATATAGAAAACAAGATTTTTAAAGCGAGAAAAAATTGCTGTGTATTCTTTTTGATATTgttattacatatattataataattttccttatataaatcgaatttatttttttgttcatgtataatatcataattattttgttgtagtatacaaaaataataatagaagaaaaaatgcGTATGAAAAACGAGTagattttttatattttctttagAGCTATTATTCATCTTGATTTGATATTCATCTTGAcataatatgtatataaaatttaagTTGTTTAATTTATCTATTGATATGTTTAACATTTGTATAAAACTATAATTATCTGTGTTATATTGAATTATTGAAGAAAACTTCGAAATGTCTTTTAgttcttttatttctaaatattttaatatattaaaagtgcatttatgatataaatcaaataaaatttgtatatgaacaatatttttcatatttaaatttaatatatataataacaattttgataagaatattttgttattaaaatatCTGTTAGgatctatatatttaactattaaaagataaaagaaattatcttcatttattataaatgaaaataattctAATAAATTAGTAAAATCATCAATATAATGAACATTTTCatgaattaaataattacaaaataatttaataagtccatttatttcttcattaaattcttttttaaattttagtaaatcattttttttttcttcattttctaaattaaatatattttttatatctttaaaaaattctaataaaatatccatgattttttttatttttgaaattacaacatacatattatttaagtCAAGTTGTATTACTCTACTTTTAGATATTTTATCTGttgtattaataaatatattgttattatttttattatttatattttgttttgtattttcattttttattaatttctttttttctatcataatatttgtattttctACTATAGATGAAGATATATCTTTTCctttatcatcattttttataccATCCATTTCATAATACCATGTATAATGTTCACTTAAAAAACTTAGGATATGTTCTACATTAGTACATATCATATGAATCATTtgtttaaaatatttgttagaaaaaatgtaattattaaattccTTTTTGCTTACATATTTCATAACAtcttcaaaaaataaatataattcaaCACTCATATAAGATAAAGGGGTTTTCAAAATATCTATTGAATCAtaattaacatatataaaatgtaaacatgaatatatggtaaaatataatgtatataaaactTCTTTCTCTTTCTCATCTTTTATTTctgaaaaataatatattatatttgcataaaatttatatatatttttttcatccaatatattttcaatatttctgttttttatatatatatttaaattagTTAAGCAATTCATAAGAGTAATTCTTAATTTAGgttcattataattttctactaatctatttaatataaggaaatattcttttacatacgtattataatttaatttcaaaattatattattcaaaaaatgtaaagaaatataaatacattgTTCATTTAATAGGATCGTATTATATTTGGCTATATCTATACAcgtttttttatacatagcagtatttttttctttatacacattatttatactatccacattatttatattttccacatttttatcattGTTTTCCCctttcttttgtttttttttatttaagaGTTCCTtcaaattaatattttcttttaatatgGTAAAAATTAAATCAATCAAGCAAATTTTTTCATCgcaaaaataaaaattttgttccttataattatcatcatcatcatcatctaataataataaatcagAATTGGATGTGTTATCATcacaaatattatttgaagaattttcttcattatcaaaatatctttttgtatttgtattattgatatcttttaaaggatacttattttttgtatcatgatttactttttttttattaacaaaaaaattattttcttcaacatccttttcattatttatcaCATTGTCTTTTTCTTCActgtattttttttttaatcttttgttaaaaaaatacatttcCACATCAACATCTAAATCGTTATTTTCAGAATTGAAATAAAagtt
The genomic region above belongs to Plasmodium reichenowi strain SY57 chromosome 13, whole genome shotgun sequence and contains:
- a CDS encoding hypothetical protein (conserved Plasmodium protein, unknown function~part of same gene as PRSY57_1326000A~gap found within coding sequence) encodes the protein DCLILSLFNLKFINEHESKDNELNEMKKKKKKYFFQVLKLIYFIMYYHPYFISLLIFRLKQIKEQDNNKIFFDLNKIKMKEEHVSICKLLNNFISNYV
- a CDS encoding hypothetical protein (conserved Plasmodium protein, unknown function~part of same gene as PRSY57_1326000B~gap found within coding sequence), producing the protein MEKDKLINEIYTNNDDNNKKEEINKIFKNIKDSDNTKDKFMNILKLTKHINDLKEGDKINVLKSIDVEFLCLLLRSQNEFKLFTLRLINSLIGSSTYVYLKSCFPFINSIIVSYSCYVKNWSNRLKKDAQKFNKENKKGMNKNVPVENNCVKKEKALPIYDNKYNKYEDDDKYEDYDKYEDDDKYEDDDKYEDDDKYIDDDKYIDDDKYIDDDYYKLSDKDELRDINIIYNECLTFFLKTHQFLKEEEIINNFYFNSENNDLDVDVEMYFFNKRLKKKYSEEKDNVINNEKDVEENNFFVNKKKVNHDTKNKYPLKDINNTNTKRYFDNEENSSNNICDDNTSNSDLLLLDDDDDDNYKEQNFYFCDEKICLIDLIFTILKENINLKELLNKKKQKKGENNDKNVENINNVDSINNVYKEKNTAMYKKTCIDIAKYNTILLNEQCIYISLHFLNNIILKLNYNTYVKEYFLILNRLVENYNEPKLRITLMNCLTNLNIYIKNRNIENILDEKNIYKFYANIIYYFSEIKDEKEKEVLYTLYFTIYSCLHFIYVNYDSIDILKTPLSYMSVELYLFFEDVMKYVSKKEFNNYIFSNKYFKQMIHMICTNVEHILSFLSEHYTWYYEMDGIKNDDKGKDISSSIVENTNIMIEKKKLIKNENTKQNINNKNNNNIFINTTDKISKSRVIQLDLNNMYVVISKIKKIMDILLEFFKDIKNIFNLENEEKKNDLLKFKKEFNEEINGLIKLFCNYLIHENVHYIDDFTNLLELFSFIINEDNFFYLLIVKYIDPNRYFNNKIFLSKLLLYILNLNMKNIVHIQILFDLYHKCTFNILKYLEIKELKDISKFSSIIQYNTDNYSFIQMLNISIDKLNNLNFIYILCQDEYQIKMNNSSKENIKNLLVFHTHFFFYYYFCILQQNNYDIIHEQKNKFDLYKENYYNICNNNIKKNTQQFFLALKILFSISAFLFMRFDSYVVTNILNKNEILFIQ